From a region of the Opisthocomus hoazin isolate bOpiHoa1 chromosome 21, bOpiHoa1.hap1, whole genome shotgun sequence genome:
- the LOC142363818 gene encoding myosin heavy chain, skeletal muscle, adult-like has protein sequence MTSPDSEMAAFGEVAPYLRKSEKESIEAQSKPFDAKSSVFMAHPKESFVKGTIQSRESGKVTVKTEAGETLTVKEDQVFQMNPPKYDKVEDMAMMTHLHEPAVLYNLKEHYAAWMIYTYSGLFCVTVNPYKWLPVYNPEVVLAYRGKKRQEAPPHIFSISDNAYQFMLNDRENQSILITGESGAGKTVNTKRVIQYFATIAASGEKKKEEQSGKMQGTLEDQIISANPLLEAFGNAKTVRNDNSSRFGKFIRIHFGATGKLASADIETYLLEKSRVTFQLKAERSYHIFYQIMSNKKPELIDMLLITTNPFDFHYVSQGEVTVPSIDDQEELMATDSAIDILGFTADEKTAIYKLTGAVMHYGNLKFKQKQREEQAEPDDTEGP, from the exons ATGACTTCTCCAGACTCTGAGATGGCCGCCTTTGGGGAGGTGGCTCCTTACCTCCGAAAGTCAGAAAAGGAGAGCATCGAGGCCCAGAGCAAGCCTTTCGATGCCAAGTCATCGGTCTTTATGGCCCATCCTAAAGAATCCTTTGTGAAAGGGACAATCCAGAGCAGGGAATCAGGGAAGGTCACTGTCAAGACTGAAGCTGGAGAG ACTCTGACCGTGAAGGAAGATCAAGTCTTCCAGATGAACCCTCCTAAGTATGATAAAGTTGAAGACATGGCCATGATGACCCACCTCCACGAACCCGCTGTGCTGTACAACCTCAAAGAGCATTATGCAGCCTGGATGATCTAC ACCTACTCGGGTCTCTTCTGTGTCACTGTCAACCCCTACAAGTGGCTGCCGGTGTACAACCCGGAGGTGGTGTTGGCCTACCGAGGCAAGAAGCGCCAGGAGGCCCCTCCACAcatcttctccatctctgacAATGCTTATCAGTTCATGTTAAATG ATCGCGAGAACCAGTCGATCCTGATCAC CGGAGAATCCGGAGCAGGGAAGACTGTGAACACAAAGCGTGTCATCCAGTACTTTGCAACAATTGCAGCGAGcggggagaagaagaaggaggaacaATCAGGCAAAATGCAG GGAACGCTTGAGGATCAAATCATCAGCGCCAACCCACTGCTGGAGGCCTTTGGAAACGCCAAGACCGTGAGGAATGATAACTCCTCACGCTTT GGCAAATTCATCAGAATCCACTTTGGAGCCACAGGCAAACTGGCTTCTGCTGACATTGAAACTT atctgctggagaagTCCAGAGTCACTTTCCAGCTCAAGGCGGAAAGAAGCTACCACATATTTTATCAGATCATGTCCAATAAGAAGCCAGAGCTAATTG ACATGCTCCTCATTACGACCAACCCTTTTGATTTCCACTATGTGAGTCAAGGTGAGGTCACTGTTCCCAGTATTGATGACCAGGAGGAGCTCATGGCTACAGAT AGTGCCATTGACATCCTGGGCTTCACTGCTGATGAGAAGACGGCCATCTACAAGCTGACAGGGGCTGTCATGCACTATGGGAACCTGAAGTTCAAGCAGAAACAGcgagaggagcaggcagagccggATGACACAGAAGGTCCTTAG